From Sporohalobacter salinus, a single genomic window includes:
- a CDS encoding LysR family transcriptional regulator, protein MKYNLNLRELKIFVTVCKTGSMSKTAEKLYVTQPAISQTISDLEEKLNVKLFDRIKRNLNLTHSGKILLKYSQKVLLLIDETQNTIEDIANMKQGQLSIGASMTIGTYLVPNIIQNFSQEFENIKLPFIIDNTSIIERMILDNEIDIGLVEGPIKSEDIIVKPFFDDKLYLVCSLKHKWANKKKINPKEIKTEELIMREEGSGTRAVIENNLYQANLEYNIKHVLNNIEAIKKTIEANMGISFLPKISIEEEIKQNKLVAKEIEGINFTRQFRIIYHKDKYRSPLFKEFINYLHQKTKTSS, encoded by the coding sequence ATGAAGTATAATCTTAATTTGAGAGAACTTAAAATCTTCGTTACTGTCTGCAAAACAGGTAGTATGTCTAAAACGGCTGAAAAACTATATGTAACCCAACCTGCTATTAGCCAAACCATTTCTGATCTAGAAGAAAAACTCAACGTAAAACTCTTTGACCGAATAAAACGAAATTTAAATCTGACACATTCCGGCAAAATACTCTTAAAATATAGTCAAAAAGTTCTCCTTCTTATTGATGAAACTCAAAATACCATCGAAGATATAGCAAATATGAAACAGGGACAGCTCTCTATTGGAGCCAGCATGACAATAGGAACTTATTTAGTACCAAATATAATCCAAAATTTTAGTCAAGAATTTGAAAATATTAAGCTCCCATTTATAATCGATAATACAAGTATCATCGAAAGAATGATCCTTGATAATGAAATTGATATTGGATTAGTTGAAGGCCCCATCAAATCAGAAGATATTATTGTCAAACCTTTCTTTGATGATAAGCTTTATTTAGTCTGCTCTCTAAAACACAAATGGGCTAATAAAAAAAAGATTAATCCCAAAGAAATTAAAACCGAAGAATTAATTATGCGTGAAGAAGGAAGCGGAACCAGAGCAGTTATTGAAAATAATCTCTATCAAGCTAACTTAGAATATAATATAAAACATGTTTTAAATAATATAGAAGCAATTAAAAAAACAATAGAGGCCAATATGGGAATCTCTTTCTTACCTAAAATTTCAATTGAAGAAGAAATTAAACAAAACAAACTAGTAGCTAAAGAGATTGAAGGGATTAATTTTACTAGACAATTTAGAATCATCTATCATAAAGATAAGTACCGTTCACCATTATTTAAAGAATTTATAAATTATCTACACCAAAAAACAAAGACATCCAGCTAA
- a CDS encoding [Fe-Fe] hydrogenase large subunit C-terminal domain-containing protein — MEIIKLSESDCKDCYRCLRNCELKAIGIKNNQAEVIEEKCIKCGKCIEICPQNAKEVTNHLTQLKEKLQQKKLVASVAPSFIAEFDFSPHKLVTALKKLGFYAVEETAQGAKIIADYYQQSISDRSQPIISACCPAVVSLIEKHYPELISYLSNSVSPMVAHGRLIKEKYSDVEVVFIGPCIAKLEEITWDSIQEAIDLAITFDQLQELFDDQQLIPEELPESQFDDLSVNWSTAFPVEKGVLQAAGIDNEFNTDIITVSGVKNCIDTFEDLLAGEINPQFIEALICVGGCINGPGISSDLGLHARREKVVNYSRNLVNKRSTSNKQENINIGLTRYYTNQQIEEEMPTENQINSILSQLGKFSSEDELDCGGCGYDTCRDKAVAVYQGQAEEKMCIPYMKGKMETLTDIIVKSSPNAIIVVDKDMVIQKFNPRANKLFNRNRKSPIGNKLDKYVDPSDFVKVWETGKNIAKKKMEYEQYGVVVEKAIFSVPEYELVIGILADITERERHKEKMANMKEKTLKRANAVINKQMKVAQEIAGLLGESTSETKAILHEVRELMQEEDR, encoded by the coding sequence ATGGAGATTATTAAGCTGAGTGAGTCAGATTGTAAAGACTGTTATCGGTGTTTGCGCAATTGTGAGTTAAAAGCAATCGGAATTAAAAATAATCAAGCTGAAGTCATTGAAGAAAAATGTATTAAATGTGGTAAGTGTATTGAAATTTGTCCCCAGAATGCTAAAGAAGTCACCAATCATTTGACTCAGCTAAAAGAAAAATTACAGCAAAAAAAGTTAGTAGCTAGCGTAGCGCCATCCTTTATAGCTGAATTTGACTTTAGCCCTCACAAATTAGTAACTGCTTTAAAAAAATTAGGATTTTATGCAGTAGAAGAGACAGCTCAAGGAGCAAAAATAATAGCTGATTATTATCAACAATCAATTAGTGACCGTTCCCAACCAATTATTTCGGCTTGTTGTCCAGCAGTAGTTAGTTTAATTGAAAAACATTATCCTGAATTGATTTCGTATTTATCTAATAGTGTTTCTCCTATGGTAGCTCATGGAAGGTTGATTAAGGAAAAATATTCGGATGTAGAGGTAGTATTTATCGGGCCTTGTATTGCTAAATTAGAGGAAATAACTTGGGATAGTATACAGGAGGCAATAGATTTAGCAATTACTTTTGATCAATTACAGGAGTTGTTTGATGATCAACAATTGATTCCAGAAGAGTTGCCAGAATCTCAATTTGATGATCTATCAGTTAATTGGTCGACTGCTTTTCCTGTTGAGAAAGGAGTGTTACAGGCAGCAGGAATTGATAATGAATTTAATACTGATATAATTACTGTTTCAGGAGTCAAAAATTGCATTGATACGTTTGAAGATTTACTAGCGGGAGAAATCAATCCTCAGTTTATTGAAGCACTTATCTGTGTAGGAGGGTGTATTAATGGTCCAGGAATTTCTTCTGATTTAGGGCTTCACGCGCGGCGTGAAAAGGTAGTTAACTATTCTCGAAATTTAGTAAATAAGAGATCTACTTCTAATAAACAAGAGAACATAAATATTGGATTAACTCGGTATTATACTAATCAACAAATAGAGGAAGAAATGCCCACAGAAAATCAAATTAATTCTATTTTATCTCAGTTAGGTAAATTTAGTTCTGAAGATGAGTTAGATTGTGGTGGATGTGGTTATGATACTTGTCGTGATAAAGCAGTAGCTGTTTATCAGGGGCAGGCTGAAGAAAAGATGTGTATTCCTTATATGAAGGGCAAAATGGAGACATTGACTGATATAATAGTTAAATCTTCTCCTAATGCTATTATTGTAGTTGATAAAGATATGGTAATTCAGAAATTTAATCCGCGGGCTAATAAATTATTTAATCGAAATCGAAAATCTCCTATTGGTAATAAATTAGATAAATATGTTGATCCTAGTGATTTTGTGAAAGTTTGGGAGACAGGTAAGAATATTGCTAAAAAGAAGATGGAATATGAACAATATGGAGTAGTGGTGGAAAAGGCTATATTTTCTGTTCCTGAATATGAATTGGTAATTGGAATTTTAGCTGATATTACTGAACGAGAGAGACATAAAGAAAAGATGGCTAATATGAAGGAGAAAACCTTAAAGCGGGCTAATGCAGTAATTAACAAACAGATGAAAGTTGCTCAAGAAATAGCGGGTTTATTAGGTGAATCTACTTCTGAAACTAAAGCTATTCTACATGAAGTAAGAGAATTGATGCAAGAGGAGGACAGATGA
- a CDS encoding (2Fe-2S) ferredoxin domain-containing protein: MKKITVCVGSSCHLKGAPEIVERLKELVEESGIESEIEFSASFCFGRCTEGVVVKFDDEIMTNVSPDNIEEIFYFQLKGGE, translated from the coding sequence ATGAAAAAAATTACAGTTTGTGTTGGAAGTAGTTGTCATTTAAAAGGGGCTCCAGAGATAGTAGAAAGATTAAAAGAGTTAGTTGAGGAGAGTGGGATTGAATCGGAAATTGAGTTTAGTGCTTCTTTTTGTTTTGGAAGATGTACAGAAGGAGTAGTTGTTAAGTTTGATGATGAAATTATGACTAATGTATCTCCAGATAATATAGAAGAAATTTTTTATTTTCAATTGAAAGGAGGGGAGTAG
- a CDS encoding PP2C family protein-serine/threonine phosphatase, translated as MQVETGTAYLAEEGEELCGDSIEIASNEDSKIIVLSDGLGSGVKANILSTLTTRIARGLLENGISIEEVVDTITQTLPVCQERQLAYSTLSVLQVFNNGQAYLIEIDNPPSFYIDNQGNISQLEMEKHRVGDKEIKEAHFQMSKGDMIMLVSDGVVHAGIGGLLNFGLGWEGICDYLKKYVDKYDNSHQLAQKIIDICKGYYCSEPGDDTTAVVVKYREEREVTIFTGPPKDKKMDAQVVDKLRTEEADKKVICGGTTAQIVARELDKELEVKLRYYDPDVPPVSKIEGIDLVTEGLLTLNKTLEKLEETDYPENLPDEKDGATQLTDILLRSDNIKLLVGRSVNPAHQSLNLPEDMGIRKQIITNLADTLREKGKEISIEWF; from the coding sequence ATGCAGGTAGAAACTGGTACGGCTTATTTAGCTGAAGAAGGAGAAGAATTATGTGGAGATAGTATTGAAATTGCTAGTAATGAAGATTCAAAGATTATAGTTTTATCTGATGGTTTAGGAAGTGGAGTTAAGGCAAATATTTTATCGACTTTAACAACTAGAATTGCTCGTGGATTGCTAGAAAATGGAATTTCAATTGAAGAAGTAGTAGATACAATTACTCAGACTCTGCCTGTATGTCAAGAACGACAGTTAGCTTATTCTACTTTATCTGTCTTACAGGTTTTTAATAACGGGCAGGCTTATTTAATAGAGATAGATAATCCTCCTTCCTTTTATATTGATAATCAAGGTAATATATCTCAGCTAGAGATGGAAAAACATAGAGTGGGTGATAAGGAGATTAAGGAGGCCCACTTTCAAATGTCTAAGGGAGATATGATAATGTTAGTTAGCGATGGAGTAGTTCACGCTGGAATTGGAGGTTTACTTAATTTTGGTTTAGGTTGGGAGGGGATTTGTGACTATTTGAAGAAATATGTTGATAAGTATGATAATAGTCACCAGCTAGCTCAGAAAATTATAGATATCTGTAAAGGTTATTATTGTTCTGAACCTGGAGATGATACAACAGCTGTAGTAGTTAAATATAGAGAAGAAAGAGAAGTTACTATATTTACTGGACCACCTAAAGATAAAAAGATGGATGCTCAGGTGGTGGATAAATTAAGGACAGAAGAAGCTGATAAAAAAGTGATTTGTGGTGGAACTACTGCTCAAATTGTAGCTCGTGAATTGGATAAAGAGTTGGAAGTTAAGTTGAGGTATTATGACCCTGATGTTCCACCGGTTTCAAAAATAGAAGGGATTGATCTGGTAACTGAGGGATTACTAACACTAAATAAGACATTAGAAAAGCTAGAAGAAACTGATTATCCTGAAAATTTACCAGATGAAAAAGATGGTGCTACTCAATTAACAGATATATTATTAAGAAGCGATAATATAAAATTATTAGTAGGTAGATCTGTTAATCCAGCTCATCAGAGTTTGAATTTACCGGAAGATATGGGGATTAGGAAACAGATTATAACTAATTTAGCTGATACTTTACGAGAAAAAGGTAAAGAAATTAGTATTGAATGGTTTTAG
- a CDS encoding YeiH family protein encodes MKEIKDKLPGLILAIVIGLSGKYLSNWVSHLGGVTSAIILGIVVGNLFKLEGDYNSGIKFAAKKVLALAIVLMGLKLELNVLAELGLSSILIIMVMVVSTISIGYLLGRMMGLSKAFSFLLGVGNAVCGSSAIAAVKPVVEGKEEEVGLSISVVNLLGTIGIFLMPFLTYALKLADPVSGLMIGSTLQATGQVVASSFSISDTVGKLATVVKMGRILMLGPVVLVLSLLIDQESDSAKSKVSIPPFIIGFFILSIIGTLHFLPQGMITFLKSLGELLLIVAMAGIGLRVRISSLIKQGLQALVVGALIFISQLILIISLITIFF; translated from the coding sequence ATGAAAGAGATTAAAGATAAATTACCAGGATTAATTTTAGCAATTGTTATTGGATTAAGTGGAAAGTATTTATCTAATTGGGTTTCTCATTTGGGAGGAGTAACTTCAGCCATTATTTTGGGGATAGTTGTTGGAAACTTATTTAAATTAGAAGGTGATTATAATTCAGGAATTAAATTTGCAGCTAAGAAAGTTCTTGCTCTAGCGATTGTGTTGATGGGATTGAAACTGGAGTTGAATGTCTTAGCAGAGCTTGGTCTTTCTTCAATTTTGATTATCATGGTTATGGTAGTGAGCACAATAAGTATTGGATATTTACTAGGAAGAATGATGGGGTTGTCTAAAGCTTTTAGTTTTTTATTAGGAGTAGGGAATGCTGTTTGTGGCTCTTCAGCTATTGCAGCAGTAAAACCTGTTGTAGAAGGTAAAGAAGAAGAGGTAGGTCTTTCTATTAGTGTAGTTAATTTATTAGGAACAATAGGAATTTTTCTAATGCCTTTTTTGACTTATGCATTGAAGTTAGCTGATCCAGTTAGTGGTTTGATGATTGGTAGTACCTTGCAGGCTACTGGTCAGGTGGTAGCATCTAGTTTTTCTATTAGTGATACGGTAGGAAAATTAGCAACGGTAGTCAAAATGGGACGCATTTTAATGTTAGGACCTGTAGTTTTAGTATTAAGTCTATTAATAGATCAGGAAAGTGATAGTGCTAAAAGCAAAGTTAGTATTCCACCATTTATTATTGGTTTCTTCATTTTGAGTATTATAGGTACTTTGCATTTTTTACCTCAGGGAATGATTACTTTTCTTAAAAGTTTAGGTGAATTGCTATTAATTGTAGCTATGGCTGGAATTGGTCTTAGAGTTAGAATTTCTAGTTTGATCAAGCAAGGTCTTCAGGCTTTAGTAGTAGGAGCTTTAATTTTTATCAGTCAATTAATTTTAATTATTAGTTTAATTACGATATTCTTTTAA